One window from the genome of Pseudanabaena yagii GIHE-NHR1 encodes:
- a CDS encoding ComF family protein, translating to MQWLKSIGSSLKINHLANTVRDSLWQANCPLCKRPADHILCRDCDRQITAYQSPEFLQKDNPIALEIPLYSWGIYDGALKRAIAACKYDNHPEIMEVIGEKIANTWQRSPITRALVQKYKQISVVPIPLHANKLKSRGFNQAEVLAKQFCDLAQIPCKPQILQRIKDTKAQMQTKSVIEREENLSQAFTVPSIKANYRDVILCDDIYTTGATIREAIATLRRRDINVRAVVVMARPQFQR from the coding sequence ATGCAGTGGCTCAAATCTATTGGTAGCAGTTTAAAAATTAATCACTTGGCGAATACTGTTAGAGACTCTCTTTGGCAAGCAAATTGTCCATTATGTAAGCGTCCTGCCGATCACATTTTATGCAGAGACTGTGATCGCCAAATCACAGCTTATCAATCACCAGAATTTTTACAGAAAGATAATCCTATTGCTCTAGAGATTCCGCTTTATAGTTGGGGGATTTATGATGGTGCATTGAAACGGGCGATCGCTGCGTGCAAATATGATAACCATCCTGAAATTATGGAAGTAATTGGCGAAAAAATTGCAAATACTTGGCAGCGATCGCCAATTACTAGAGCACTTGTGCAAAAGTACAAACAAATATCAGTAGTACCAATTCCCCTCCATGCCAACAAATTAAAATCTAGGGGATTTAACCAAGCAGAAGTTTTAGCGAAGCAATTTTGTGACTTGGCGCAAATTCCCTGTAAGCCCCAAATACTCCAACGGATTAAAGATACCAAAGCGCAGATGCAAACGAAAAGCGTTATAGAACGGGAAGAGAATCTATCGCAAGCTTTTACAGTTCCATCGATCAAAGCAAACTATCGAGATGTCATTTTATGTGATGACATTTATACAACTGGCGCAACGATCCGCGAAGCGATCGCTACTCTTCGTCGTCGAGATATTAATGTGCGAGCCGTAGTAGTTATGGCGCGTCCACAGTTCCAAAGGTAA
- a CDS encoding DUF1825 family protein — MAFFDSEIVQHEARNLFQDYQALTQLGGSYGKFDREGKILFIEKMEEMMDRYKIFMKRFELSDDFMAQMTLKQLESQLGNFGITPQQMFDQMNLTLERMKAELENQP; from the coding sequence ATGGCATTTTTTGATTCTGAGATTGTTCAACATGAAGCTCGTAATCTATTTCAAGATTATCAAGCCTTGACTCAGCTTGGCGGTAGTTATGGCAAGTTCGATCGCGAAGGTAAAATCCTTTTCATTGAAAAGATGGAAGAGATGATGGATCGCTATAAAATTTTTATGAAGCGATTTGAATTATCCGATGACTTTATGGCACAGATGACCCTAAAGCAGTTGGAAAGCCAATTAGGTAATTTTGGAATCACTCCTCAGCAGATGTTCGATCAAATGAATTTGACCTTAGAAAGAATGAAGGCGGAATTGGAGAATCAACCTTAG